A genomic stretch from Mesomycoplasma neurolyticum includes:
- a CDS encoding restriction endonuclease subunit S, giving the protein MAIYKLGEISNVISGRGPNGVKNIEAFKSEYGGVNWLLVKNLKSNQIQGEIGKYNFDPLKHKLIKLNKNEMVYSMYATPGIVAINFENNDLYINQSFCKIIPNPHIVIQKYLYFYLIKNKNNFLKFSSGTTQKNLNLSLVKKFNINIPPLEIQNSIISIIEFWVFKSGIIASKLLISFA; this is encoded by the coding sequence ATGGCAATTTATAAACTTGGGGAAATTTCTAATGTAATTTCTGGTAGAGGACCTAATGGAGTAAAAAATATTGAAGCTTTTAAAAGTGAATATGGTGGAGTCAATTGACTTTTAGTTAAAAATTTAAAAAGTAATCAAATTCAAGGTGAAATTGGAAAATATAATTTTGATCCTTTAAAACACAAATTAATAAAATTGAATAAAAATGAAATGGTTTATTCTATGTACGCTACACCTGGAATTGTTGCAATTAACTTTGAAAATAATGATTTATATATTAATCAGTCTTTTTGCAAAATCATTCCAAACCCACATATTGTAATTCAAAAATATTTATATTTTTATTTAATAAAAAATAAAAATAATTTTTTAAAATTTTCTTCAGGAACTACACAAAAAAATTTAAATTTAAGTTTAGTAAAGAAATTTAACATTAATATTCCACCTTTAGAAATCCAAAATTCAATAATATCTATTATTGAATTTTGGGTTTTCAAATCAGGAATAATAGCTTCTAAGTTATTAATATCTTTTGCATAA
- a CDS encoding restriction endonuclease subunit S — translation MNKIVKFLKGKNIKQNETLENGEFNVYSSKTKNNGIFGKLNTFIFDNEYILITSHGPYAGTVIYVNEKFSTTSNSFVLKLDNNIVDTKFLFYLLKMSN, via the coding sequence TTGAATAAAATTGTTAAATTTTTAAAAGGTAAAAATATAAAACAAAATGAAACACTAGAAAATGGTGAATTTAATGTTTATTCATCAAAAACAAAAAATAATGGTATTTTTGGTAAACTTAATACTTTTATTTTTGATAATGAATATATATTAATTACAAGTCATGGTCCATATGCTGGAACAGTTATTTATGTAAATGAGAAATTTTCTACTACAAGTAACTCTTTTGTTTTAAAACTTGATAATAATATTGTAGATACAAAATTTTTATTTTATTTATTAAAAATGAGCAATTAA